One part of the Ignavibacteriales bacterium genome encodes these proteins:
- a CDS encoding sugar transferase: MNKRTERIVLLLLDFFTINLAYTAYYVLRVRSGLFNNPIEPDLYLPMLTIYVYWLFLFAFFGLYRSWYAQSRLDEIITLFRTTGAGVLVLFFLVFIDDTATHPQSSTRTLIAAYWIVLFGFVSIGRLAMRATQKRLLENGIGARNTLIVGWSESARDLSDMVLKYPALGYKLVGFVETAKRKTPKRTRGDYKDIPLLGSMEKLSSLILQHDVREVLIGLDSSEHEKLIRIINECAGYEVGLKIMADMYDIVSGQARVSSIYGAPLIEVNPEIMKPWEESLKRALDMLASLVILVVGLPFWLLVAVVIRLNSPGSVLYGQERLGKNGKPFRIFKFRSMYVDAEKKSGPVWAAKKDPRVTPVGRTLRRLHIDEVPQFINVLRGDMSLVGPRPERGFFVEKLSAELPLYKRRLKVRPGITGWAQVKHKYDESIEDVKVKLKYDLFYIENMSWRMDLKILFNTFYVMIMGKGHT, encoded by the coding sequence CCTGGCGTACACCGCGTACTACGTGTTGCGGGTGCGGAGCGGCCTGTTCAACAATCCGATCGAGCCGGACCTGTACCTGCCGATGCTGACGATCTATGTCTACTGGCTCTTCCTGTTCGCCTTCTTTGGTCTCTACCGGTCGTGGTACGCCCAATCCCGTCTCGACGAAATTATCACGCTTTTCAGAACAACCGGGGCAGGGGTTCTTGTCCTCTTCTTCCTTGTCTTCATCGATGACACAGCGACGCACCCCCAGTCGAGTACGCGCACGCTCATCGCTGCCTACTGGATAGTATTGTTTGGGTTCGTGAGCATCGGACGCCTGGCCATGCGGGCCACGCAAAAGCGGTTGCTCGAAAACGGGATCGGTGCCCGCAACACACTTATTGTCGGCTGGTCTGAGAGCGCCAGGGATTTGAGTGATATGGTCCTCAAGTACCCGGCATTGGGGTACAAACTCGTGGGGTTTGTCGAGACGGCGAAGCGAAAGACCCCGAAACGCACGCGAGGTGACTACAAAGATATTCCGCTTCTCGGCTCGATGGAAAAGCTGTCGTCGCTCATACTTCAGCATGATGTTCGAGAGGTGCTGATCGGCCTCGATTCGTCCGAACACGAAAAACTTATTCGCATCATTAATGAGTGTGCCGGCTATGAAGTGGGTTTGAAGATCATGGCAGATATGTATGATATCGTGAGCGGCCAGGCCCGCGTGAGCTCGATCTACGGTGCACCCCTGATCGAGGTGAACCCCGAAATCATGAAGCCGTGGGAGGAATCACTCAAGCGCGCTCTCGATATGCTCGCCTCCCTCGTGATCCTGGTCGTGGGACTGCCGTTCTGGTTGCTGGTCGCCGTGGTCATCAGGTTGAATTCTCCGGGCTCGGTCTTGTACGGCCAGGAGCGGCTGGGGAAGAACGGGAAGCCGTTCAGGATCTTTAAGTTTCGGTCGATGTACGTCGATGCAGAAAAGAAATCGGGGCCCGTGTGGGCCGCGAAGAAGGATCCACGCGTCACGCCGGTCGGAAGAACTCTCCGACGTCTGCATATCGACGAAGTTCCGCAGTTCATCAACGTGCTGCGCGGAGACATGAGTCTGGTGGGTCCGCGTCCCGAGCGTGGGTTCTTCGTGGAGAAACTCTCGGCGGAACTACCGCTCTACAAGCGTCGTCTCAAGGTGCGTCCCGGCATTACCGGCTGGGCGCAGGTCAAGCACAAGTACGACGAATCCATCGAAGATGTGAAAGTGAAGTTGAAATATGATCTCTTCTACATCGAGAACATGTCGTGGCGGATGGATTTAAAGATACTTTTTAATACATTTTATGTCATGATAATGGGAAAAGGACATACCTGA
- a CDS encoding DegT/DnrJ/EryC1/StrS family aminotransferase translates to MSTLNIQMVDLVTQYKKIKPEIDEAIHKVLDSGYYILGKEVGEFEVAAAKYLGTRHAIGCASGTDALQVAMMALEIGPGDEVITTPFTFVATAETIAILGAKPVYVDIDPQTYNIDPAAIEAAITPRTKAILPVHLYGHAADMDPIMEISRKHGIPVIEDAAQAMGADYKGRKVGGIGSMGCISFFPSKNLGAFGDAGMIVTNDDKLADKLRVIIMHGSRKRYYHEVLGVNSRLDTLQAAILNVKLKYLDQWHDARRASAHFYNKLFKVNGITTPYEAPYTRHIFHQYTLRIGDRNKVDEYLTQKKIPHAIYYPIPLHQQQAFLVAGKPAGSFQVTEQAAAEVLSLPIHTELTEEQQRFIAHSVLEGLGKQ, encoded by the coding sequence ATGAGCACACTGAATATTCAAATGGTTGACCTGGTTACACAGTACAAGAAAATCAAGCCCGAAATCGACGAGGCAATCCACAAGGTCCTTGATTCCGGCTACTACATCCTTGGGAAGGAAGTGGGGGAATTTGAAGTCGCTGCAGCGAAGTACCTCGGCACGCGCCATGCCATTGGCTGTGCCTCCGGCACGGACGCTCTCCAGGTAGCCATGATGGCGCTGGAAATTGGTCCGGGTGATGAGGTGATTACGACCCCCTTTACATTTGTGGCTACTGCGGAAACGATCGCCATTCTTGGTGCAAAGCCGGTCTATGTGGACATCGATCCACAGACCTACAATATCGACCCGGCGGCCATCGAAGCCGCGATCACACCCAGAACGAAGGCGATACTTCCCGTGCATCTCTACGGGCACGCAGCAGATATGGATCCGATCATGGAGATTTCCAGAAAGCACGGAATTCCGGTCATCGAGGATGCAGCCCAGGCGATGGGAGCGGACTACAAGGGACGCAAAGTCGGCGGCATCGGTTCGATGGGGTGCATCAGTTTCTTCCCGAGCAAGAACCTGGGTGCGTTCGGCGATGCAGGTATGATCGTGACGAACGATGACAAGCTCGCCGACAAACTCCGGGTCATTATCATGCACGGTTCACGCAAACGGTACTACCACGAGGTCCTTGGCGTGAACAGCCGGCTTGATACGCTCCAGGCGGCGATCCTCAACGTCAAACTGAAATACCTCGATCAATGGCATGATGCCCGTCGGGCGTCGGCCCACTTCTACAATAAGCTTTTCAAGGTGAACGGTATCACGACGCCGTACGAAGCACCATATACGCGTCATATCTTCCACCAATACACGCTGCGGATCGGTGACAGGAACAAAGTGGATGAATACCTCACGCAGAAGAAGATTCCTCATGCAATCTATTATCCCATCCCGCTGCATCAACAGCAGGCGTTCCTGGTTGCAGGAAAGCCGGCCGGGTCCTTCCAGGTGACCGAACAGGCGGCAGCAGAAGTTCTCTCTCTTCCGATACACACTGAGCTGACCGAAGAACAACAGCGGTTCATAGCTCATTCAGTCCTGGAAGGGTTGGGCAAGCAGTAG